Proteins from one Cicer arietinum cultivar CDC Frontier isolate Library 1 chromosome 3, Cicar.CDCFrontier_v2.0, whole genome shotgun sequence genomic window:
- the LOC101498234 gene encoding transcription factor PRE6, protein MSSRRSRQQSGGSTRISDDQIIDLVCKLRQLVPEIRNRHPNKAPASKVLQETCNYIRSLQREVEDLSLRLSQLLDTIDADSAEASIIRSLLNQ, encoded by the exons ATGTCTAGCCGAAGGTCAAGGCAACAATCAGGAGGGTCTACAAGGATCTCTGATGATCAAATCATTGATCTTGTTTGCAAATTGCGTCAACTTGTTCCGGAGATTCGCAATAGACACCCTAACAAG GCACCAGCTTCTAAGGTACTACAAGAAACTTGCAACTATATTAGAAGCTTACAAAGAGAGGTTGAAGATTTAAGTCTTCGATTGTCTCAGTTGTTGGACACAATTGATGCTGATAGTGCTGAAGCTTCTATCATTAGGAGCCTACTTAACCAATGA